Proteins encoded together in one Sulfitobacter pontiacus window:
- a CDS encoding DUF3486 family protein: MPPPRKIDLIPQEIRLRLQDLLKERGFSDYVAVTEDLNFWLEEAGLEMRVGKSAVHSFGQEYEQMARAQEEASAWAVSWMEGNGLEEEAKRHNVLFQMITTLAFKVMKSAMLKEGDEIDPKELHFLGKMLKDVMSSSGIREKLTADERLRIAKEERANAAETAVKAARQAGMSSETAEKIKADILGVSNG, translated from the coding sequence ATGCCGCCGCCCCGCAAGATCGACCTCATTCCGCAGGAGATCAGACTGCGCCTTCAGGACCTGCTGAAGGAGCGCGGCTTCTCTGACTATGTCGCGGTAACCGAAGATCTGAACTTCTGGCTTGAAGAGGCCGGTCTCGAAATGCGCGTGGGCAAATCGGCGGTCCATTCCTTTGGCCAGGAATATGAACAGATGGCCCGCGCCCAAGAAGAGGCATCCGCTTGGGCCGTGAGCTGGATGGAGGGCAATGGTCTCGAGGAAGAGGCCAAGCGCCACAATGTGTTGTTCCAGATGATCACCACGCTCGCCTTCAAGGTCATGAAGTCAGCGATGCTGAAGGAAGGTGATGAGATCGATCCGAAAGAGCTGCACTTCCTGGGCAAGATGCTCAAGGACGTGATGAGCAGCTCCGGCATTCGCGAAAAGCTGACCGCTGATGAGCGTTTGCGAATTGCCAAGGAAGAACGCGCCAATGCCGCAGAGACGGCAGTCAAGGCAGCGCGCCAGGCGGGCATGTCCTCAGAGACGGCCGAGAAGATCAAAGCCGATATCTTGGGGGTTTCAAATGGGTGA
- a CDS encoding DUF6527 family protein translates to MGDLKAAKASGSLRAINIVDFDAFKKHRHPGSYHVVPGETRGEWFFWYCCPCGCGLIAPITVGANFKPPQSPSWNWNVSTTEPTLTPSVHHKGHWHGWLTDGYWRSV, encoded by the coding sequence ATGGGTGATCTGAAGGCGGCAAAAGCCAGTGGTTCATTGCGCGCAATCAACATAGTTGATTTTGATGCATTCAAGAAGCACCGGCATCCCGGAAGCTACCATGTTGTTCCCGGAGAGACGCGTGGAGAATGGTTCTTCTGGTATTGCTGCCCCTGTGGCTGCGGCTTGATCGCACCCATCACTGTCGGCGCAAACTTCAAACCACCACAAAGCCCCAGTTGGAACTGGAACGTCTCCACGACTGAACCGACGCTGACGCCTTCGGTCCATCACAAGGGGCATTGGCATGGCTGGTTGACCGATGGCTACTGGAGGTCGGTATGA
- a CDS encoding DUF935 domain-containing protein — MANKPVLLDRWGQPVKRAALTEEVAAATLGGVRSPLSGHPGDGLNPIRLANILREADQGDPVRYLELAEVIEERDPHYLGVLGTRRRSVSQIEITVEAASDEAFDVEMANMVREWLDRDELSDELFDILDSIGKGYSFTEIIWDTSEGQWQPARLEWRDPRWFRFDRVNLATPMKLDDHGQEVPLEAFKFIYANVKAKSGLALRSGLARVAMWGWMFKAFTQRDWAIFSQTYGQPLRLGKWGAGASEADKNTLFDAVANIAGDCAAIIPESMSIDFVETSNVGASADLYEKRADWLDKQISKAVLGQTATTDAVTGGLGSGKEHRQVQEDIERADANALAAILNRDLIRPWIQLEHGPQKRYPRLKIGRPEPEDLKQIADALGVLVPIGLQVSESEIRAKFGFADPKPGDRILMASKPDITPPAASVGTAGTETAPQSKFEYRLNTLPPKSGVLAPQAEQSPSEAISGAEPVDALTAQLQEAAKPAVAAMIAQVEIMLESAGSIEELREMFFAAYPNLDASAIGRAIADAMEAADAGGRALAETTSG; from the coding sequence ATGGCAAATAAGCCTGTTTTACTCGACCGCTGGGGCCAGCCCGTCAAGCGCGCCGCCCTGACCGAAGAAGTTGCCGCAGCCACTCTCGGCGGCGTGCGGTCGCCGCTATCCGGTCACCCGGGCGACGGGCTGAACCCCATTCGCCTGGCAAACATCCTGCGCGAAGCTGACCAGGGCGACCCGGTGCGCTATCTGGAGCTCGCAGAGGTGATCGAGGAGCGCGACCCTCATTACCTTGGCGTGCTCGGGACGCGCCGCCGGTCGGTCAGCCAGATCGAGATCACGGTCGAAGCGGCATCGGATGAAGCGTTCGACGTTGAGATGGCCAACATGGTGCGCGAATGGCTGGATCGTGACGAGCTGAGCGACGAGCTCTTCGATATTCTGGACAGCATCGGCAAAGGCTATTCGTTCACTGAAATCATCTGGGACACGTCAGAGGGCCAGTGGCAGCCTGCGCGCCTGGAATGGCGAGACCCGCGCTGGTTCCGGTTCGATCGCGTCAATCTGGCCACGCCCATGAAGCTCGATGACCACGGCCAGGAGGTTCCTCTCGAGGCGTTCAAGTTCATCTATGCCAATGTGAAGGCCAAGTCCGGTCTTGCGCTCCGGTCGGGTTTGGCGCGGGTCGCCATGTGGGGCTGGATGTTCAAGGCCTTCACACAGCGCGACTGGGCCATCTTCAGCCAGACCTATGGTCAGCCCCTACGGTTGGGCAAATGGGGGGCTGGCGCCAGCGAAGCGGACAAGAACACGCTTTTTGATGCCGTCGCGAATATCGCAGGGGATTGCGCGGCGATTATCCCCGAGAGCATGTCGATCGACTTTGTGGAAACCAGCAATGTCGGGGCCTCGGCCGACCTCTATGAAAAGCGCGCCGACTGGCTGGACAAGCAAATCTCGAAGGCGGTGTTGGGTCAGACGGCAACGACCGATGCCGTCACGGGTGGCCTTGGCTCAGGCAAGGAGCATCGTCAGGTCCAGGAGGACATCGAGCGCGCGGATGCCAACGCATTGGCAGCGATCCTCAACCGGGATCTCATCCGCCCGTGGATCCAACTCGAGCACGGGCCTCAGAAGCGGTATCCGCGGCTGAAGATCGGGCGTCCGGAACCAGAGGATCTGAAGCAGATCGCAGACGCGCTCGGCGTGCTTGTGCCAATCGGCTTGCAGGTCAGCGAGAGCGAGATCCGCGCCAAGTTCGGATTTGCGGATCCAAAGCCGGGTGACCGGATCCTGATGGCGTCCAAGCCAGATATCACGCCACCAGCCGCATCGGTCGGGACCGCTGGGACCGAAACCGCCCCTCAGAGCAAATTTGAATACCGTTTGAATACCCTTCCGCCTAAATCCGGCGTCCTTGCCCCTCAGGCGGAGCAATCGCCCTCAGAGGCGATTTCTGGCGCTGAGCCGGTTGACGCGCTGACGGCCCAGCTTCAGGAGGCAGCAAAGCCCGCTGTTGCAGCGATGATTGCGCAGGTCGAAATCATGCTCGAGAGTGCGGGCTCGATCGAGGAACTGCGCGAGATGTTCTTCGCGGCATATCCCAATCTGGACGCCAGCGCTATTGGTCGTGCGATTGCCGATGCTATGGAGGCCGCAGACGCAGGTGGGCGGGCACTGGCGGAGACCACAAGTGGCTGA
- a CDS encoding phage minor head protein: MADTVRATFRQPFKEQVAAFRLRLGDLVPTSRWDDISKAQHDRAFMVAGAVKADLLADLGAAVDKAISQGTGLEEFRRDFRQIVERRGWHGWTGEGSLKGEAWRTKIIYRTNILTTMAAARHAQHIDGNFKFWVYEHSGAAHPRLDHLSWNGLILPSDHPFWATHYPPNGWGCGCRVRGARTLAGAIRVGGDPSKTLPDDWEAIDPRTGAPTGIDSGWDYAPGATVSDVVLAMKNKVSDLPRQPSIDMIQDWLSGSGFESWAAEPVNSWPLARLTTKDADRFDLVNPVAWLSAETIARQGRRYRDLTPRDYQLAQTVIDRASQNVAKRGNTLIFLQPDPSQPGYVLVLTATVRNGELYLTSFRRLTEAQVKANRRLAPLLRQEG, from the coding sequence GTGGCTGACACGGTCCGCGCCACCTTTCGCCAACCGTTCAAGGAGCAGGTCGCAGCCTTTCGGCTGAGGTTGGGTGATCTCGTTCCGACATCGAGATGGGATGACATCTCCAAGGCCCAGCACGATCGTGCCTTCATGGTTGCGGGCGCGGTAAAAGCCGATCTGCTGGCTGACCTTGGTGCCGCTGTCGACAAGGCGATTTCGCAAGGGACCGGACTGGAAGAGTTCCGGCGCGACTTTCGCCAGATCGTGGAGCGTAGGGGATGGCATGGGTGGACGGGTGAAGGTAGCCTCAAGGGAGAGGCCTGGAGAACGAAGATCATCTACAGAACGAACATATTGACGACGATGGCAGCTGCGCGTCATGCCCAGCACATCGACGGCAATTTTAAATTCTGGGTCTACGAGCACAGTGGCGCAGCGCATCCGCGTCTCGATCACTTGTCCTGGAACGGGCTGATACTGCCTTCAGATCATCCTTTCTGGGCCACGCACTATCCCCCAAACGGCTGGGGCTGCGGTTGTAGGGTGCGTGGTGCCCGCACCTTGGCTGGTGCGATCCGCGTGGGCGGCGATCCTTCGAAAACATTGCCCGACGATTGGGAGGCAATTGACCCACGCACAGGCGCTCCGACAGGGATCGACAGCGGTTGGGATTACGCTCCAGGCGCGACCGTTAGCGACGTCGTACTTGCGATGAAGAACAAGGTGTCAGATCTGCCCAGACAGCCCTCCATCGATATGATCCAAGACTGGCTCTCCGGCAGTGGCTTTGAAAGCTGGGCCGCCGAACCGGTAAACTCTTGGCCACTCGCCCGGCTAACCACCAAAGACGCTGATCGGTTCGACCTGGTCAATCCGGTCGCGTGGCTGTCGGCGGAAACGATCGCGCGCCAGGGCCGACGCTACCGTGACCTCACGCCACGCGATTATCAACTGGCGCAGACCGTCATCGACAGGGCGAGCCAGAATGTTGCAAAGCGTGGCAACACGCTGATCTTCCTGCAGCCCGATCCAAGCCAACCCGGATATGTTCTGGTTCTCACGGCGACGGTCCGAAACGGTGAACTTTACCTGACCAGTTTTCGCCGCCTGACCGAAGCTCAAGTCAAAGCAAACCGGCGCTTAGCCCCGTTGCTCAGACAGGAGGGGTGA
- a CDS encoding phage virion morphogenesis protein has product MITVELEDADVERILARLSASLSDMSEVMNEIGEQLEFETVKRFEDGVAPDGTSWAPKSPTTIAAYERRGQTVDVRPLFGPNVDGQPLRSSFFRDYGPDFVELGTNKIYSAVMQFGAAKGAFGTDARGGSIPWGNIPARPFLGISDQDRLNIAAIVEEWLEDIVED; this is encoded by the coding sequence ATGATCACCGTAGAGCTGGAAGACGCAGACGTAGAGCGGATCCTTGCCAGACTTTCTGCCAGCCTGTCTGACATGTCCGAGGTCATGAATGAAATCGGTGAGCAGCTCGAGTTCGAAACCGTAAAGCGCTTTGAAGATGGGGTCGCTCCGGACGGCACATCGTGGGCCCCGAAATCCCCGACCACGATCGCGGCCTATGAACGCCGGGGGCAGACTGTCGATGTACGGCCGCTTTTTGGTCCCAATGTTGATGGGCAACCTCTGCGCTCGAGCTTCTTTCGTGACTATGGTCCTGACTTTGTCGAATTGGGCACCAACAAGATCTACTCGGCAGTCATGCAGTTTGGTGCTGCCAAAGGTGCATTCGGAACGGATGCGCGTGGTGGCTCAATCCCTTGGGGAAACATCCCCGCGCGTCCCTTCCTCGGGATCTCTGATCAAGACCGTCTCAACATCGCCGCGATCGTCGAGGAATGGCTCGAGGACATCGTAGAGGATTGA
- a CDS encoding phage protease codes for MSAQALPDVAVLGGAPEWIHLLPAGLIQTGDKRGPYLAANFEQIISESFLHTPKLPIDINHAIHLRAPKGEEAPAFGWIVAMQAREDGLWGKAEWTTAGAELVTSRAYRGISPVIRHRADKTVTSIECVSLVNKPNLRGLTALHQQQDIPPMDWTKFLADMLGLPETATDEEIKKALKGKMSGGEDKPALQSQMSEIGVALGLSADSAPADILIAAQSASSDQGADETIVALQAEITTLATSLNELRDTGAKTAATAFVDDAIKAGRVGVKPMRDRYISMHMKDASGTEELIGAMPVLSSSGTSIIAPARKDGELSLNSEQLSIAKMLGQDPKDYAATLAEEQANLEDN; via the coding sequence ATGAGCGCCCAGGCTCTGCCCGATGTCGCAGTTCTTGGCGGTGCGCCCGAATGGATCCACCTGCTTCCTGCGGGCCTGATCCAGACGGGCGACAAGCGCGGTCCCTATCTCGCTGCGAATTTCGAACAGATCATTTCCGAGAGCTTCCTCCACACCCCCAAACTCCCCATCGACATCAATCACGCCATCCACCTGCGCGCGCCAAAAGGCGAAGAAGCCCCGGCGTTCGGCTGGATCGTGGCCATGCAGGCGCGTGAAGACGGTCTGTGGGGCAAGGCGGAGTGGACAACGGCTGGCGCTGAGCTGGTCACATCACGGGCCTACCGCGGCATCAGCCCCGTTATCCGGCACAGGGCAGACAAGACGGTCACGTCGATCGAATGCGTCAGCCTGGTCAATAAACCCAACCTGCGCGGTCTGACTGCGCTTCATCAACAACAGGACATTCCCCCAATGGATTGGACGAAATTTCTGGCCGACATGCTCGGCCTGCCGGAGACGGCAACCGATGAGGAAATCAAAAAGGCGCTGAAGGGCAAGATGTCCGGTGGCGAAGACAAGCCCGCGCTGCAGTCGCAGATGTCGGAAATCGGGGTAGCACTTGGCCTCAGCGCAGACAGTGCGCCAGCCGACATTCTGATTGCGGCGCAGAGTGCATCGAGTGACCAGGGCGCGGACGAAACCATCGTCGCACTGCAGGCCGAAATCACCACGTTGGCAACCTCGCTGAATGAACTTCGCGATACCGGTGCCAAGACCGCAGCCACGGCTTTTGTCGATGACGCGATCAAAGCAGGCCGCGTGGGCGTCAAGCCAATGCGCGATCGCTACATCTCCATGCACATGAAGGATGCGTCTGGGACCGAAGAGCTGATCGGCGCGATGCCCGTGCTCAGCAGCTCTGGCACCTCGATCATCGCACCTGCCCGCAAGGATGGTGAGCTCTCGCTGAACTCCGAGCAGCTGAGCATTGCCAAGATGCTGGGGCAGGATCCCAAAGACTATGCCGCCACGCTCGCTGAAGAGCAGGCCAACTTGGAGGACAACTGA
- a CDS encoding Mu-like prophage major head subunit gpT family protein has product MLINTPNLEAIRVGFNTAYKRGLGQAETQYTRIATVVPSSTRESRYGWLGKMPNMREWLGPRLIQGLAEHDYAIKNKDFELTIGVDRNDIKDDNLGIYEPMFVEMGESTAAHPDLLTFGALAGGFATECYDGQYFFDTDHPVINEDGSMGTVANTDGGSGAPWFLLSTNRSLKPMIFQDREKPMFVAKDNPKDHNVFMNKEFVYGTDARYNVGYGFWQMAWGSKQTLNATRYAAARAALRGMKGDHGRPLGIKPNLLVVPPSMEQAALELLNAERDAAGATNVWKGTAELLIVPWLA; this is encoded by the coding sequence ATGCTCATCAATACTCCAAATCTAGAAGCCATCCGTGTCGGCTTCAACACCGCTTACAAGCGGGGTCTTGGACAGGCCGAGACGCAGTACACGCGGATCGCGACTGTGGTCCCCTCGTCGACGCGCGAAAGCCGCTACGGCTGGCTCGGCAAAATGCCAAACATGCGCGAATGGCTTGGCCCCCGCCTGATCCAAGGTCTTGCCGAGCATGACTACGCGATCAAGAACAAGGATTTCGAACTGACCATCGGCGTTGATCGCAATGACATCAAAGACGACAACCTCGGGATCTACGAGCCCATGTTCGTCGAGATGGGCGAAAGCACGGCTGCTCACCCTGATCTGCTGACCTTCGGTGCGCTGGCAGGTGGCTTCGCAACCGAATGCTACGATGGCCAGTATTTCTTCGACACCGATCACCCCGTGATCAACGAAGATGGCTCGATGGGTACGGTCGCAAACACCGACGGCGGTTCCGGCGCGCCCTGGTTCCTGCTCTCAACCAACCGGTCGCTGAAGCCGATGATCTTCCAGGATCGTGAAAAACCCATGTTCGTGGCCAAGGATAACCCGAAAGACCACAACGTCTTCATGAACAAGGAATTCGTCTACGGCACCGATGCCCGCTACAATGTCGGGTACGGCTTCTGGCAGATGGCATGGGGATCCAAGCAGACCCTGAACGCCACACGCTACGCCGCCGCTCGCGCCGCGTTGCGGGGCATGAAGGGCGACCATGGGCGTCCCTTGGGTATCAAACCAAACCTGCTGGTTGTGCCGCCCTCGATGGAGCAGGCAGCGCTCGAGCTGCTGAATGCCGAGCGCGATGCCGCCGGTGCCACAAACGTCTGGAAAGGCACTGCGGAGCTGCTCATCGTTCCGTGGCTGGCATAA
- a CDS encoding DUF1320 domain-containing protein: MSYTSLAKLTAKFGEHMLISLTDRGDVATDAIDTDVIDQALSDADAMIDGYVGVRYALPMETTPPLIGSLALAITIYNLHVASPDPKIEEDYKAALRTLRDISSGGVRLPIAGADAPGTGSSGARLTDRERPLTQASMKGFI; this comes from the coding sequence GTGTCTTACACATCTCTTGCAAAACTGACTGCGAAGTTTGGCGAACACATGCTGATCTCACTGACAGATCGGGGCGATGTGGCAACTGACGCTATTGATACGGACGTGATTGACCAGGCGTTGTCCGACGCGGATGCGATGATCGATGGTTACGTGGGGGTCCGTTACGCGCTCCCTATGGAGACCACGCCGCCCCTGATCGGAAGCCTTGCGCTCGCAATCACGATCTACAACCTCCACGTGGCCAGCCCGGATCCCAAGATCGAAGAAGACTACAAGGCCGCCTTACGCACCTTGCGGGATATTTCCAGCGGTGGTGTCCGCTTGCCCATCGCGGGGGCTGATGCGCCCGGTACCGGAAGCTCCGGGGCACGGCTGACTGATCGAGAGCGTCCCCTCACGCAAGCCAGCATGAAGGGCTTCATCTGA
- a CDS encoding DUF1799 domain-containing protein: MDLGQYQDSTGTEELELWPWHLEALEAFFSICSQWRVVAVGARIMPIGLDYTAAQSGLQLAGLTVDAEMWGDIRTIEQGALAEIRRMM, encoded by the coding sequence ATCGATCTCGGACAGTACCAGGACAGCACCGGCACCGAAGAGCTCGAGCTGTGGCCCTGGCATCTTGAGGCGCTCGAAGCCTTCTTCAGCATCTGCTCGCAATGGCGGGTCGTTGCCGTCGGTGCCCGGATCATGCCCATCGGTCTCGACTACACTGCCGCCCAGTCCGGGCTGCAGCTGGCAGGCCTCACCGTCGACGCAGAGATGTGGGGCGACATCAGAACCATCGAGCAAGGTGCTTTGGCTGAAATTCGGAGAATGATGTGA
- a CDS encoding phage tail length tape measure family protein gives MSGFKTSLYVGGDATGAKKALAETTSALAGTQKATDSLNKSTAALDQSTRSAANENSNFATGEKAVQQAVTRSNTAVQQRIERLTGYGAATNSARQSAAAFGGTIDQNKASFDATRMSIDPVYRASRQYEAVVDETRRSVAAGAATQAEANRVLALAEAQYLATGQSAQVMGRSNNAAAGQMGNLVAQFNDIGVMMAAGQNPLTLALQQGTQISQVIGPMGAAGAVKALGGAFLGMLNPVSLITIGSIAAGAAVTSWLTSSKGDTNELEEALEELTNQVDSFVASAKEANSSTSDLEERFGKGAEAARKYLLLLAQISEREAKNATRSAALSLTDDIDTSRPNTANRRKLANEFDLSLYGAARSQNRQLIAEVERSYVLLETSVNGSIERQISALERVQAAYLAAAEASGGVNAEENDRLRIITEQLVLLQEVAQANEQLNDTAENSATIEQRKLLAIQNFRTERAILARDAASEAWVEIAQLTEQADLQALIAQHGEDSRQVTEARAEAERNAFIQQVNSRDISEELKEELIAAWDAANALSLVDIAAGISPAVAQAAALAQNLGIALNEALSLQNMQAGAVYSGRGDGMAEVRARRGETNKTDGRFVYTGPRLDANNNPIINKTRSGGGGGGSAANALKKEREAVTDLISGLEDELAILRESDPVQQEMLRHREKLAGATEAERAKISELIATRNREKTAVEEQKAAWDSYRDIAHGTFEDLRRSGGDLGGVLDTLSDKIQDMAFQALLLGEGPLAQILGTSGGGGLIDLALGAIFPGQKPAGQKLAVGGMVYGRGGGKSDQVPLWGSPGEYMVNAKATAKNRTLLEMINAGADIPGFANGGQIGGASGGLGGIDMRPQITIENHSSSPITQTRQDSVDGQGRRSTKLVLADAVGDAMTQSGGGAKRVLSNRYGLRQKGALR, from the coding sequence GTGAGCGGCTTCAAGACCAGTCTTTATGTCGGAGGTGATGCGACCGGGGCCAAGAAAGCCCTGGCCGAAACCACGTCCGCATTGGCCGGTACCCAGAAGGCCACAGACAGTCTGAACAAGAGCACCGCCGCGCTGGATCAATCGACCAGATCCGCCGCGAACGAAAACAGCAACTTTGCGACCGGCGAGAAAGCGGTTCAGCAGGCCGTCACGAGATCCAACACCGCCGTCCAGCAGCGCATCGAGCGCCTGACCGGCTACGGTGCCGCGACCAACAGTGCGCGCCAAAGTGCGGCAGCATTTGGCGGCACGATTGATCAGAACAAAGCCAGCTTCGATGCGACGCGCATGTCGATCGATCCGGTCTATCGCGCTTCCAGGCAGTACGAAGCCGTCGTTGACGAAACCCGTCGCTCAGTCGCCGCCGGTGCTGCAACTCAAGCCGAAGCGAACCGTGTCCTTGCGCTGGCTGAAGCCCAGTATCTGGCGACCGGTCAAAGCGCCCAGGTCATGGGGCGCTCAAACAATGCGGCAGCGGGCCAGATGGGTAACCTGGTTGCGCAGTTCAACGACATCGGCGTGATGATGGCTGCGGGGCAGAACCCGCTGACCCTCGCGCTCCAGCAAGGTACCCAGATCAGCCAGGTCATCGGCCCTATGGGTGCCGCCGGTGCGGTGAAGGCGCTGGGCGGTGCGTTCTTGGGCATGCTGAACCCGGTCAGCTTGATCACGATCGGGTCGATCGCTGCGGGTGCGGCCGTCACCAGCTGGCTGACATCCTCAAAGGGCGACACCAATGAGCTTGAAGAGGCCTTGGAAGAGCTGACCAATCAGGTCGACAGCTTTGTCGCATCTGCCAAAGAAGCGAACTCAAGCACTTCCGATCTCGAGGAACGCTTCGGCAAAGGTGCTGAAGCAGCAAGGAAGTATCTTCTCCTCTTGGCGCAGATTAGCGAACGAGAGGCAAAGAACGCGACGCGCAGCGCGGCTTTGTCGCTTACTGATGATATCGACACGAGCCGTCCAAACACTGCGAACAGACGCAAGCTGGCAAACGAATTCGACCTCTCGCTCTACGGTGCTGCTAGATCTCAAAACCGCCAGCTGATTGCCGAAGTAGAGAGATCCTATGTTCTTCTTGAGACTTCGGTCAATGGTTCAATCGAGAGGCAGATTTCTGCACTGGAACGTGTGCAAGCTGCCTATTTGGCAGCTGCAGAAGCGTCTGGAGGCGTTAATGCAGAAGAGAATGATCGACTTCGAATAATCACTGAGCAATTGGTCCTTCTACAGGAGGTCGCTCAAGCCAATGAGCAGCTGAACGATACGGCTGAGAACTCCGCTACGATTGAACAGCGTAAATTGCTGGCAATTCAGAACTTCCGCACTGAGAGGGCCATTCTCGCGCGCGATGCTGCAAGCGAAGCCTGGGTGGAGATCGCGCAGCTCACCGAGCAAGCCGATCTTCAGGCCTTGATTGCACAACATGGCGAAGACAGCCGCCAAGTAACAGAGGCACGCGCAGAGGCTGAACGGAATGCCTTTATCCAACAGGTCAACAGCCGAGATATTTCAGAGGAACTAAAGGAAGAATTGATCGCCGCCTGGGACGCGGCCAATGCTCTCTCGCTGGTAGATATCGCAGCAGGCATTTCCCCGGCGGTGGCACAGGCTGCAGCTCTTGCCCAGAACCTCGGCATTGCGCTGAACGAGGCACTGTCGCTGCAAAACATGCAGGCCGGTGCTGTCTACAGTGGGCGTGGCGATGGCATGGCCGAGGTGCGTGCGCGTAGAGGCGAGACCAATAAGACCGACGGCCGCTTCGTTTATACCGGTCCCCGCCTGGACGCGAACAACAACCCCATCATCAACAAAACGCGTTCGGGTGGCGGCGGAGGCGGAAGCGCAGCCAACGCTCTCAAGAAAGAGCGCGAAGCCGTCACGGATCTGATCAGCGGTCTGGAAGACGAACTGGCGATCCTGCGCGAGAGCGACCCGGTTCAACAGGAGATGCTGCGCCACCGCGAAAAACTTGCCGGCGCAACTGAAGCCGAGCGGGCCAAGATCAGCGAATTGATCGCAACCCGCAACCGCGAGAAGACCGCTGTCGAAGAGCAGAAGGCTGCTTGGGACAGCTACCGCGACATCGCCCATGGCACCTTTGAGGATCTCCGGCGCAGTGGAGGCGACCTTGGAGGCGTGCTGGATACTTTGTCGGACAAGATCCAGGACATGGCGTTTCAGGCGCTCCTCTTGGGAGAAGGGCCTCTCGCGCAGATCTTGGGCACCTCAGGCGGCGGTGGCCTGATTGATCTGGCCTTGGGGGCCATTTTTCCCGGCCAGAAGCCCGCCGGTCAAAAGCTTGCTGTTGGCGGCATGGTCTATGGTCGCGGCGGCGGAAAGTCGGATCAGGTGCCGCTCTGGGGGTCGCCGGGCGAGTACATGGTTAACGCCAAAGCGACGGCAAAAAACCGGACGCTTCTGGAAATGATCAATGCCGGGGCTGACATTCCCGGCTTTGCAAACGGCGGCCAGATCGGCGGCGCATCTGGCGGGCTTGGTGGCATCGACATGCGCCCCCAAATCACCATCGAGAATCATTCAAGCTCCCCGATCACCCAGACCCGCCAAGACAGCGTTGACGGCCAAGGTCGGCGTAGCACCAAGCTTGTCCTGGCGGACGCCGTCGGCGACGCGATGACCCAGTCCGGTGGCGGGGCAAAGCGGGTGCTGAGCAACCGCTACGGTCTGCGGCAGAAGGGAGCGCTGAGATGA
- a CDS encoding C40 family peptidase translates to MSWSNTYVGIPYKDLGRSVTGCDCWGLAKVVYQAELGLTLPDYRDGYVSAEEQAEVASLIGKETATSIWALVEAPKEFDILLFRHGRLESHVGIYVQHGVMLHMATEDQAKHEDYLSPRWHRRLAGIFRFTAGLKEAS, encoded by the coding sequence ATGAGCTGGTCAAACACATATGTCGGCATCCCTTACAAGGACCTCGGCCGGTCGGTCACCGGATGCGATTGCTGGGGACTGGCCAAGGTCGTTTATCAGGCCGAACTTGGTCTGACTCTGCCCGACTATCGCGATGGATACGTGAGCGCCGAGGAACAGGCCGAGGTCGCATCCCTGATTGGTAAGGAGACCGCGACATCGATCTGGGCGTTGGTCGAAGCGCCCAAAGAATTCGACATCCTTCTGTTTCGGCACGGCCGTCTTGAAAGCCACGTAGGGATCTATGTGCAGCACGGCGTGATGCTGCACATGGCAACCGAAGATCAAGCCAAGCATGAGGACTATCTCTCGCCCCGCTGGCACCGTCGTCTTGCAGGGATATTCCGGTTTACAGCCGGTTTGAAGGAGGCTTCATGA